The nucleotide sequence ACACGCCGTACCTTTTCCAgcaaaaaaaacattgtttccaGCTCCTTCTTAGGCCGGTTCCAGCTCCGCCGCTTGTCGGTTGCAGCTTTGCCCCTTGCCGCTTGCAACTCCACCGTAGCCGAGGAACCACTCGCCAGTTGCGCGCGGGGGTACGCCATCACCGGCGTCCACTCCATCGTCTCCTCCTTCCTCGGGAGATCTGCGCGAGCGTGGAGCACCCTGCCATGGTTTCCTCTCACGTGGGTGGAAGGACATGGCGCGTGGTGGCCCTCCCCCGCGATTTGCCTTGGCAAGGGTAAAAGCCGGCCATGGCTGCTCGCTGATCTGGAGCAGGGGAAAGGGCCTGCCAGGCATGCTCTGGAAGAGAAAAGAGAGAACGAGAAAGAAATCGGAGGGGATAAGGTTGCGCACGAGCGGTATGTGGTCCCACCATCTTCACGTGTGTGAGCGCTGGCTGACTGGATGACGTGGTGTAAACTGGAACGTTCGTCGCTAGACAATTGAACGATGTGCGCGCGACCGGCCGAGCGTTCGGCCCGCGCCCCGGCTCCAAACGTTTACTTCTAGATTTCCTCGCAGTTGATGTTCTTTTGTTTCACATCAAAGATAACAGATCCTTACTCTTCAGTATTGAGATGGTTTCAGCTGTTCCAGTCGCCGGTCTAAGCCTCCAAGTCAACAAGAGGAGGAGGGGCGTAGTCGTAGGATCGTTTGGGGCGTCGGTGCTGCCGGATGAGCTGACGACGGAGGTGCTCCTGCAGCTGCCCGTCAAATCCATCCTGCGCTTCCGCGCCGTGTGCCGCTTCTGGGCCTCGGCGCTCTCCTCCGAGGAGTTCTGCAGCCTCCACATGGCCAAGGTCGAGGCGGCGCCACCTAAGCTCATATTCATCTCGCCGTCAGTGACATTTGACTCCACAGGAGTGTACTCAAGCTCGTTCCCCACCGACTGCCCGCTGTTCACCCTCAACGACGTGTGTGGCGACTTTGCGGCCTTAACTCCTTCGCCATGCCGTGGCCTCACCCTCTTGCACGACGAGTTGGCGCCAGCCTACTACGTATTCAATGCGGCCACACGGGCGGTCACCAGGCTGCCTCCTTGCCAGCATGCCATCTTCTCGACCACCGGTCTCGGTTTTGAGTTTTGACACGAGCACCAGGCAGTACAAGGTGGTGAGGTTGTTCCTCGGGGAACTGAAAGAGAAGCAGAGGATCAGGTGCGAGGTGTACGTCCTTGGTGGCGAGCAAGGGGATCGCTGGAGACCGGCTGCTGGAGGTGTGCCCTTCAGGTTTTACAGTTTTGTTCAGGCCGCCATTACAACGGCATCATGGAGCTTAGTCGGTCCGCTGCTGCCAGTATTTGCAGACGGATTTCTCCATTGGCTAATCTACCCAGGTGCTCTCTGTAGACGGCCAAGAGCTGTTGTCTTATCATTTTCTCTCAACTATGAGACCTTCGGCTGGGTCCCGTCACCACCTTTCGAGATACCACGAAGAGGAGTGCACTTGGTGGAGCTTGGTGAACGCTTGTGTATGGTTCGggatcttcatcctcaagacaaTAATATGTTGGAGATTTGGAACTACAGCTCTAGTGATTGGTCACTGCAGCATAGCATTGATTTGTCGCACAACGTTGCAGGAGATTTGATCAGTAGCGCACAGGTTATTAGAGTTATTGGTTCTGTTCGCGATTGTGGATCAACGGACAAGGTAATCTTGGCCACTTCCAAACACAAGATGATTACCTATGACCCATCGTCTGGGATCCTGGAGGCCATTGACGGTACAAGGGAAACTTCATTATATGAAGCTGATGAGCAATCTGCTCCCAGATTCAGTTTATTCAAAGAGAGTCTTGCTCCGGTACACAAAACAAACCAAGAGACGGCATTATCGACTCCCCTAGCTATGGCGATCAAGGAGGTCCTGCTCCGGCTCCCGGGTGATTATGTCGCGCAGTTCAAACTTGTATGTAAGCAGTGGCTTAGCTTAATTGAGAGTGGAGGCTTCATTCGCTCTTTCCATGTGCACAACAATGTGGATAAGAGGCCAAAAGTAATGTTTGTTGGCAAGGGAACTGGAGGATTGGGTTTCAGCTTTGCTCCCTCTAAGAGATTACTTCGCCAAGGCGCTTGGCTTGACAGAAAGGTGGTTTGCTCTAAGCCTTGCCATGGTTTGAACCTGGTAAGTTGTGAGATAGAGGACTATCTATACAATCCTTGCACAAGTTATCACCTGACCTACCCTGCTATAGTGCCGCCACACCGAGTGCCCCGCCATGTACTCGCAATGATGCATGGCAATGTTTGTACACCAGAAGATCACACTTTTGCAGTTGGCAACAAGAATTCTGGCCTGGGATTCAACTTGTTGACACAGGAGCATGTCGTCGTTCAGATTTTCTATCATCTCAAGGACTTCAAATCTCGTCAGTATTTCTTGACATGCTCAGTCATTGACCTCACGTCGGCCCAAGACCACCATGAACCGCCTCTGCCCTTAAATGGCATGCCACCGGCCTATTTGTCAGGGGCTCTATATTGGATGAGTGAGCCAAGGTTGGGCCAGAGTTATGAGAGGGCCATTGTCTCGTTGAACGTTGCAAACGAGAGGTTTGGTGTCATCCCTTGCCCTTCATCCATTGCAATGTGGAGCGACACAAGTCCTAATCAAGCATTTGTGGTCGAGCTAGAGGGAATACTGTGTGTTGTCCTTGCAGATCCAGTTGCACAAGAAATAGATATTTGGAAGCTAGAGCAAGATCAATGCGACAGAGCATATAAAATCTATTTGGAAGGTTGTCCAGGCTATTCCCCTGCGGAAAATGTTGTGGTCCCGTTGATTATTGACCCCAAAGACGGGAGAATCTTGCTCGACACAGGGAGGAAAATGGGTCTTTATGATCCGGTGAGGCGCACAATTGAGAACTTGTATGATCTTGACGAGGTGCTGCGTGTCACATGTTCGGAGCAATCACGAGGGAAGCATTTTACGTGCTCTAGCGAGGTGCCTTTGCAGGGAGAAAATCCACGCATCTTGCCGTTGGTCCCTTTGCTATATGAGGAGAGTCTCGCAAGTTATCCATGTACGCCCAGATCACGGGACTTACGCCGATGAATAGCCACTAGTTATAGCAGTTTGACACCACTTGGTTTTTGTCTAAATTATAGGTGGTACAAATTGTAATTTGCTTTTCTCATACCCTTTTTTTTATAATATCTATATTGTTGGATATCCGTGTGTTGGTATCATCTCTTCTACTATaatttctttctctttctttttgatTGATGTTAAATTGTCAATAGTGCTCTCCTAATGGTAGTGAATAACATGCTGCCAAATATAGCACTGCTGGTTCTTTTCCGATTACTTTGTACAAATTGGTGACTTGATTAGTAAGGTCTGCTTGCCAGGACAAGGGTATGCATGAATGAATGAAGTTAAAGGTTAAGCCAAATTCCATTATTATTCAAATTGCATGCATGAAGGGTTCAACAGTGCAGGGACACTTACGTAGCCAAAAGATCGGTTTTaagtagttttttttttttgcattgaaCCTCGACTTTTGTGGTTAAGGTCTGAACATTACCATTATTCGAACCTGGCCATTATAGGATGTGTTTGGTTCTCGGGGCAACTCGAACTTAGCGCGACCGGCCACTCCAAAAGCTACTTGCCGTCATGGGCCATCGCCGCCGGCTGCCGTTGCCGCACTCATGCCAGGTCTTGCGTCCCAGCAGCAGTAGTGCTCGTGCCGGGGGGTCATCACCAGCGTGAGGCCAACTCCAATGCAAGGCCACAAACGGCTGTCCTTTTATTTGATTTATTTATGTCTGTTTTCGTCGGCAAAACGGAAGCTCGTGTCCGCTTGTGATCTTCCGTGCATCTAACCGGCCGCCGCATTTCAAAGCATTTGTCCGACTTGAACTTAAATTTAAACAACAAAGGCATTGCAAAAAATTAAGAATGATGTCTATTACCAACAAACTTAAAAAGCCCACAGAAGTCATCGACTGCACATTGAAATTAAACTTGAAATTTACACAAAAAATATAAAAACTAGACCTGATGCCGCTATGGTTGTCTTCAGTTGTTGTCGTCCTCATCCTTGTCATCCAAGGTGAGGTTGATGTAGGGCGGTGGCCGCCAAAGGTGGGTTGGCGACCCCTCCGTGGCTGCCAAGCTGGGGCGGGTGGCACCTGTGGCTGTGAGGATGGGCTGCATGGCACTGTGGTTGTCCACGTCCACCCCCGCCCCACCAAGGCCGAGTTCCAAGCCGGGGTGGTAGGCTCCTCCTCGACCACCTCCTCCTTCACCTCGAGCTCTAGGATGTAGATGTTGTCGGCGACCGACAGGGCAATCATCTCCTCCAGGCCGTCCCACTGCTCCTGCTCTATGCGTGTGTACTCCCTCTCGGAGTCCTCCATCACACTCCTCACCAGCCACTCCTCATATTTGGCGATCatggtgggaggtggtggtggcgggtactgaaggaaatgtgccctagagtcaataataatgttgttattttaaatttccttatatcacgataaatgtttattattcatgctacaattgtgttaaccagaaacttgatacatgtgtgaatacatagacaaaataccgtgtccctaatatgcctctactagactagctcgttgaccaaagatggttaagtttcttagccatggacatgtgttgtcatttgatgaacgggatcacatcattaggagaataatgtgatgcacaagacccatccgttagcttagcataatgatcattcagttttattgctactgctttcttcatgccaaatgcatatttctccgactatgagattatgcaactcccggacaccggaggaatgccttgtgtgctatcaaacgtcataacgtaactgggtgattataaagatgctctacaggtatctccgaaggtgtttgttgggctggcatcgagattaggatttgtcacttcgagtatcggagaggtatcactgggcccactcggtaatgcacatcatatgaagccttgcaagcaatgtgactaatgaattagttgcgggatgatgcattacagaatgagtaaagagacttgccggtaacgagattgaattaggtatgaagatactgacgatcgaatctcgggaaagtaacataccgatgacaaagggaataacgtatgttgacatggcggttcgaccgataaagatcttcgtagaatatgtgggaaccaatatgagtatccaggttccgctattggttattgatcggagaggtgtctcggtcatgtctacatagttctcgaacccgtagggtctgcacgcttcacgttccatgacgatatgtattatatgagttatgtgtttgtgactgaaggttgttcggagtccctgatgagatcacggacatgacgaggagtctcgaaatggttgagatataaagattgatatattggaaggtaatatttggacaccggaagggtttcggaatgtatcgggtacatattagagtaccggaggggttaccggaaccctccagaggaaagatatgggccatatgggccatagaagggaggcacaccagcccacaagggggtggcgcgcccccaccaGGGAGTAGTGGTTCTTCGATGATCTCAGAATCTCGATGTAACTTTTATTTTGTTTGAGATGTTTTGTACTTCAggtgaacttttataatagatttTATCCTtttttgcaaaagaaaaaaaaaggtaaGATGCAAGCCAAAATTTAGGTGTTGAAGCAAGGGCTGAGATCGATATACAAACCACAAAGAATTTACATCAGAACCAGGTCGGCCATTATGTGCTTCCCATTTATCTATGTGATCACAGGGTTGGAAATGGTTATAACGAAATCAGTGACCAAAACTTAAGTCAGCCGGACTGGTTACAGCGTCAACTCCACTACAGGAGCAAGAGCGATCAACCTTTGCATTGCATATGACAAATATGCATTTTAAAGTCGTTTGGTACTGAGCCAAATCGTTTCATGAACACATGTATGACTCGCGATGTTTCACGAGCCACGGGGGACACGGTTGCGCGTCAGCACGCCCCAAGAACATCCCTTCTTTTCTTATGCAGCAGGTTGATTTAGTTTCCTTGCTTTTTAACGGAGTTTCTTGAGAATCAAGTTGAAAGGAAAAGGCAGAAGGGAGAGAAGAGACAGGAAGCCGACCGTCAGCAGCGCGGTGGTTTCGGATCGGCTGCAAACAGCTGCACGAGATATTCTCTTCTTCTCTCTGTGTAACCGTACACGACAACCCACGGCGGTGGTACACTAGCGTGCCATGCATGCAACTCCTGTACCACTACTACTCCCAGGTCCATGTCGCACTTTGCCAAGGTGCTCGGaggagattttttttttttttttttttttgcccagGTGCTCGGAGGAGTTAAATAAATTTGTAGTCCATTCATGAGGATAGATTTGTATCCACCCGCCCTTTGTTAGACCATCTTcaaacaaagaaaaaaatagctTGGTGGGATCAAACTACTCTAGAATTTTAGATTTATAGAAAGAGcttcatattattattattttgaaaaatCCGAATTGTTTTTGCATGGATgataatttggtgcgtgaggtGCAATTCAAATTTCGGATCATTTGGACATATGAGTAGGTCTCAGCAAAAACGAAAAATTGGGTTAGAACAATACATGAACAGTTAACTTTTTCACATACTTCAAATTTATCTTTTTGCCGGGAGCTACTCAGTTATTCAAATGACATGAACTTTAGAGTGCACCTCACTCACAAAATTTCTCCCAttcaaaaaatcagaatttttgaatttTGTTAGtactttttttttgtatttttgttcatcACGGGTGCGACTGAGTCTGGGCATCAAATCGCCTCATACAAAGAAAAGTCCAATCTTAATCGATGCTTGAGGTATTTATAGTATTACAAGCGCAGCATAACTCTCtattatcgaaaaaggctttcgccccgctttatagataaagcaaaccgcccaagccaaacatccaacaagatacacacacacacacacacacgcacacacacacgcacacacacacacacacaagttccACAAACACACACAAAGTAGCATACGGGGTTAGTgatgagggcacagctcaacaagccctaaaATCCAAAACACAAACACAAGCACATCGGCCCGAACAGCAGGCCTAATCGGGCTCCAGAGGAGGGGGCAGCAGCGGGGGCGCCACGCGGAAGGCCATCGAGCGAAGATCGGCGAGGAGGGTGTTGATGGCGTCccggtcctgggggcggctaagTGGCTGCCAAAGCTGCAGGTAACCACACATTTTAAAGATCGCGTCAGTCGAACATCGAAGAGGCACTTTCTGAATAACAAGCTTGTTGCGGATGATCCAAAGCGTCCAGGCGAGGACCCCAACGCATAGCCATCTAATATGGCGGTGGCGGGGGACGGATGCGTGGATCTCACCAAGCAGGTCCAggaagttggtgttgcaccacTGTCCACCAATTGTCTCGCAAAAGTAAGACCACGGGAATTGGGCTGTGGAGCAGGAGAAAAAGATGTGATTAGCATCCTCCATCGTGCCACAAAGGGGCACATCCCGTCTCCTGGTCCATTGCGCTTGAGGACCTCAACCCCAGAGGGAAGGCGTCCCTGGATCCACTGCCACAGAAAGATCCTGATCTTCAGAGGGAGGCGAATGTCCCAAATCAGGCTAAAGGGCTTAGGGGTCGAAGAAGGAGCGAGAGCCGAGTATAAGGACTTAGTGGAGAAGCGGACGATGGACTCCACTCGCCAAGAAATGGAGTCAGGGGCGCCCTCACGTCCATTGGCAGAAGGGCCATGTCTTGGAGGAGGGAGTCCCAAGCGGTGACCTCGAGAGGGTCGAAGGGGCGCCGGAAAACgagacgccctaagtcaataagggccgtctcGACAGAGACCCAAGGGTCAACCGCTATGGAGAATAGTTCAGGGAATCGAGCAGCTAAGGGGGAGTCCCCCACCCAACGGTCGAACCAGAACAGGGTCGAGGACCCGG is from Triticum aestivum cultivar Chinese Spring chromosome 1B, IWGSC CS RefSeq v2.1, whole genome shotgun sequence and encodes:
- the LOC123081539 gene encoding uncharacterized protein, which translates into the protein MVSAVPVAGLSLQVNKRRRGVVVGSFGASVLPDELTTEVLLQLPVKSILRFRAVCRFWASALSSEEFCSLHMAKVEAAPPKLIFISPSVTFDSTGVYSSSFPTDCPLFTLNDVCGDFAALTPSPCRGLTLLHDELAPAYYVFNAATRAVTRLPPCQHAIFSTTGLGALCRRPRAVVLSFSLNYETFGWVPSPPFEIPRRGVHLVELGERLCMVRDLHPQDNNMLEIWNYSSSDWSLQHSIDLSHNVAGDLISSAQVIRVIGSVRDCGSTDKVILATSKHKMITYDPSSGILEAIDGTRETSLYEADEQSAPRFSLFKESLAPVHKTNQETALSTPLAMAIKEVLLRLPGDYVAQFKLVCKQWLSLIESGGFIRSFHVHNNVDKRPKVMFVGKGTGGLGFSFAPSKRLLRQGAWLDRKVVCSKPCHGLNLVSCEIEDYLYNPCTSYHLTYPAIVPPHRVPRHVLAMMHGNVCTPEDHTFAVGNKNSGLGFNLLTQEHVVVQIFYHLKDFKSRQYFLTCSVIDLTSAQDHHEPPLPLNGMPPAYLSGALYWMSEPRLGQSYERAIVSLNVANERFGVIPCPSSIAMWSDTSPNQAFVVELEGILCVVLADPVAQEIDIWKLEQDQCDRAYKIYLEGCPGYSPAENVVVPLIIDPKDGRILLDTGRKMGLYDPVRRTIENLYDLDEVLRVTLLS